The sequence below is a genomic window from Armatimonadota bacterium.
GCGCCGTCACCGTATCGACGATCTGGCTGACCACGTCGCTGGAGTCGAAGCCTTTCGAGCGGAGCTCGGCCCGGGTCATCACGCGATGTCCGAGAACAAATGGAGCCACCTGCTTTACATCGTCCGGTCGAACCGTGTTCGAACCGCTGATGGCGGCTTTGGCTTGGCTCGCCCGCATCAGGTGGAGGGTGGCACGCGGCGAAGCGCCAAGAACCAACTGGTTCGAGGTTCGCGTGGCTCGAACGATGTCGACGATGTAGTCCTTGATCATGTCGTGGACGAACGTGTCGCGAATGTCGTTCTGAGTCTCTCGCAGTTCATCCTGCGAGATCACGGCCTGCAAGTGGTCGATGGGTCGAGAAACCTGTTGGTCGGTGAGGACCTGCCTTTCCGCGTCGCGGTCGGGATAGCCAAGCGATATTCGCGCGAAAAACCGGTCGAGCTGGGCTTCCGGGAGCGGGAAGGTGCCCGTCATCTCCACCGAGTTCTGGGTCGCGATGACGAAGAATGGTCGCGGCAGTCGGCGCGTTTCGCCGTCGGTTGAGACCTGTCCTTCTTCCATCGCTTCCAAGAG
It includes:
- a CDS encoding AAA domain-containing protein translates to MAVVTLLCEGHLLIEDVPGVGKTTLAKALAITIGGDFRRVQFTPDLLPADITGSSIYNQRDAEFSFRPGPLFANVVLADEINRATPKTQSALLEAMEEGQVSTDGETRRLPRPFFVIATQNSVEMTGTFPLPEAQLDRFFARISLGYPDRDAERQVLTDQQVSRPIDHLQAVISQDELRETQNDIRDTFVHDMIKDYIVDIVRATRTSNQLVLGASPRATLHLMRASQAKAAISGSNTVRPDDVKQVAPFVLGHRVMTRAELRSKGFDSSDVVSQIVDTVTAPLPVG